In one Polaribacter sp. ALD11 genomic region, the following are encoded:
- a CDS encoding (Fe-S)-binding protein, which produces MQYLPNILFAIALIAGISFFVMNIRKIFRNINLGKEINRTDNKPQRWKNMIKIALGQSKMVRRPVSGFLHIIVYVGFIIINIEVLEIIIDGLLGTHRIFQGFLGNAFYGFLIGTFEILAALVFVAVVLFWTRRNIANIKRFLSSEMKGWPKMDGNMILYFEMVLMTLFIVMNATDTTFQQAGIGNPISQFIAPLFDGFSAEAVHTIERTAWWIHILGILVFLNYLYYSKHLHILLAFPNTFFANLNPKGQFTNLESVTAEVKLMMDPDADPYATPAEGAEAEVPEKFGASDVIDLNKMQLLNAYTCTECGRCTSACPANLTGKKLSPRKIMMDTRDRLEEVGRNIDANGGTFKDDGKQLLNDYILPEELWACTSCNACVEECPVNIDPLSIIMDMRRYLVMEESAAPQELNAMMSNIENNGAPWQYNQQDRLNWAKED; this is translated from the coding sequence ATGCAATACTTACCAAACATCCTTTTTGCAATCGCATTAATTGCTGGTATCAGCTTTTTTGTGATGAATATTCGCAAAATTTTTAGAAATATAAATTTAGGAAAAGAGATTAATAGAACAGATAATAAACCACAACGTTGGAAAAATATGATTAAGATTGCTTTGGGGCAATCTAAAATGGTTAGAAGACCAGTCTCAGGTTTTTTACATATTATTGTTTATGTTGGTTTTATTATTATAAACATCGAAGTTTTAGAAATTATTATTGACGGTTTATTAGGAACACACCGAATATTTCAAGGCTTTTTAGGTAACGCTTTTTACGGGTTTTTAATAGGAACTTTTGAAATTTTAGCCGCCTTGGTTTTTGTAGCTGTTGTTCTTTTTTGGACTCGTAGAAATATTGCAAACATAAAACGTTTCTTAAGTTCAGAAATGAAGGGGTGGCCAAAAATGGACGGAAATATGATTCTGTACTTCGAGATGGTTCTAATGACTCTTTTTATTGTAATGAACGCCACAGATACTACTTTTCAGCAAGCTGGAATCGGTAATCCGATAAGTCAGTTTATTGCACCTTTGTTTGATGGCTTTTCAGCAGAAGCAGTGCATACAATCGAAAGAACAGCTTGGTGGATTCATATTTTAGGAATATTAGTTTTCTTAAACTATTTATATTATTCTAAGCATTTACATATTTTGCTAGCTTTTCCAAACACCTTTTTTGCGAATTTGAATCCGAAAGGACAATTCACTAATTTAGAGTCGGTTACTGCTGAGGTTAAATTAATGATGGATCCAGATGCAGATCCTTACGCAACACCTGCAGAAGGAGCAGAAGCCGAAGTGCCAGAAAAGTTTGGCGCATCAGACGTTATCGATTTAAATAAGATGCAGCTTCTAAATGCATATACATGTACAGAATGTGGACGATGTACATCTGCTTGTCCTGCAAATTTAACAGGTAAAAAATTGTCTCCTCGTAAAATTATGATGGATACCAGAGATCGTCTAGAAGAGGTTGGTAGAAATATAGATGCAAATGGAGGAACCTTTAAAGATGATGGCAAGCAATTATTAAACGACTACATTTTACCAGAAGAACTTTGGGCGTGTACAAGTTGTAATGCTTGTGTAGAAGAGTGTCCTGTAAATATAGATCCACTTTCTATTATTATGGACATGAGAAGGTATTTAGTAATGGAAGAAAGTGCTGCACCACAAGAACTAAATGCGATGATGAGTAACATCGAAAATAATGGTGCACCATGGCAGTACAACCAACAAGACAGGTTAAACTGGGCTAAAGAAGATTAG